TGCCCGCGGTAGTAACGTGAATGTATGCGCGCCCAAAATATGCGGTCTTGTACAGACGATGTACAGCGCTTGAAAGGTAATGAACTTGATGGTATTAGATGGCATTATTAACAAATCTCAGTACCTACTTAGACTCATTATACAGAGCAAATGCTTGAATCAGACACATTTATGAAGGCAATTTTCTcattgaatgaaattatttaaagacGATTATCACGCTATGATTGCGTACAATAGTGCTATGAATGTTTTATCAGGAACTAAGCAAATATTGACAATTAGCCTCATCTTATGGATACCTCAGTCTTTAAGTTGtagataatattttttgaagaaGAATATTTTATGATGTTCGTTTGGTCACGAAGTGTTCAATATCGAGCCGTGTACACGTTGGTAGTGAACAAAAGCTCATCccgcgcggcggcgggcacTATTTGCCGCGGTTGGCGCTGTCGTGCCAATGCGAGATACGTGCGCGCCACTTGCAATGCGTCGCACGCCTGCCACGCCACATCGCAAGGTCGTCCATGGCTGAGCCTTACTATATCCGCACTCCATACATAGTCATTTAAATCTACCTACCACCATCGGGCTCCATAATATATATACGAGTATTTCAGTTCCCTTACAAAGAACGGAGCCCGAGCCAATAAGATTATTAATTTCCCACGTACCAAAGTGTCGTATTACTAGGAGCCATAACgccttcaatatttttatttatgtaatgcAAAAAATCCatcattatattttttgtaaattaaacgAGGTTGACGAGCGCGTAATCCTTATTATAAACACAACACAGATGTCGTGTGATCGTGTCTGTCATAGAGATTACGAGATTTTTTCCGAACGTGCTTTGTTCGTTGAAGACGATACGAGATTATATATTTACGTCAGCTCATTATCACCCTTACTCAGCCGAAGTAGTTGACAATAAACAATGGCCCGTATTTTTGCGATAACCggtgataaaaaaaagtaattgtgtggTTGTATGAAACcgcgatgcaagtgaaactttttttcggattgtCTGAAAATTTTcagataagtttaaaaatatcttgaagatatgggCATCAACAAATATTCAAGAAAAGTCAAGATCACCGActccgaaaataaaaataaaaccggccaagtgaaatgtctttaaaaaacctgtaggggtcggatcaaaaactaagtaattaagtccgactcacgcttgactgcaatttctaataggttttcctgtaatctataggtaaagatctatggTAATTTGGTAATTTGGTATGGTTGGATATGGTAAGTTTTtccctattttcttgaataacttctaaattgtttatccgaaaattattaataaaatatatttgagattctcacaatgagatctttcatttgatatataacacgatatagtttgaaaaaaaaatattttttaattttctcatttaccccccaaatcgcctcatgtttaaaattcatttgtttgcgttgcatgtccgtctttgggtcacaaacttacatatgtataccaaatttcaacttaattggtaaagtagtttcggagaaaataggctgtgacagacggaaagacagacagacagacgcacgagtgatcctataaaggttccgtttattccttttgaggtacggaaccctaaaaaataactgaAAATTTGGGTAAGTACGTCATACcgacaaaaatgtacaaaaacagcTGTTATTGTTTAATGCGACATTGAACActaacaatttcaatttatgAATGTCACAAGAAAAGGGGTTGATTCGATTGTAAGATTATGACATTTTTGTGACGTTACCATTCAAATCAGGAAGGTGCTGGCGCAAAATTGCCAAATTTCGATGTTAGTATGCAGGTTTAGGGGCAAGTTGTTTATTTCGAGAGCTCGATTGTCGCCATAAAagtgttttaattttgttcatGTGGCCGATAGATGAGATTAACGCATATTTAAATTCTGACCAAATTGTCTGGCCTGGCCTTATTTGAATTTTGAgtcaaaacatttatttaattacataataattactTATCCGATATCCTTGTCTTAATTACtataaaattgcacaatttTCGAAATACTGACGAACAATTTAGTTCGCCTAATTCTGGAGGCAACTATTAGAGTAGCTATATCAAGTGTATTTTTTCATGTTCATTTGTTTTCTTATCCATGTTGCCTCATCTCATTATGTATCAAACTTTAAAATCTTATGATGAAGttagttaatttaaattatatttgttaggCGTAGCTGAAGTTTTGTTGGTTTGCTgagttgtttgtttgtttgccgCAGATGTACCTGGCGCAGTACGGGTACTTGAGCCCGACGGTGCGCAACCCGTCCAGTGGACACATCATGGACGAGAGCTCGTGGCGCCGTGCTATTGCTGAGTTCCAGAGCTTCGCTGGACTCAATGCGACAGGTAATTAGCGGCTCGTCAGATGAATTCATCATTTTGTACCCACAATTGTCACCACAAGTTGTAGTATTTTTACAATTAAATCTGTTTTGGTgatccaaaaaaaaacatttcagcTTTCAGTCTGTGAAGTAGATATAAAATCTAAATGTTTCGTTACATAGATACTTGCTATAAAAACTATGCACAAGCATTGTGCACAAGTTagtaattatttctattctatattGATTGAAATAAATCTTCCGCACACACAACATGACTCGATGACTCGTGCGCGTGACCGTGCATTTCTTGGATTACAAGGGTTTACGTAATTATGTAATGGTAGCCCAAGAGGTCCGCCTTGGCCTTGCACAGGCGCAAGGCAGCCGCTCGTTAGCTCCTCGACCTACAATTTACCGGCCCTGGGCCCCGACTTCGCAGTCGCCATCAAACAAATTGCCAATCCACACAACACGCATATCAGCTAATAAATACCTTAGAATTACATGGGGAGCTACTTGAAACATCTTCTGACACGTACGTGCTTTGACACGAGAAGTAGTTTATTGGTATCGACTGATATTATGTAAGCAAATAACGCAGCGACGCACATTAATACATTATTCATTAGTAGTCCGCGCACGAGTTTCATTTGGATTAGTTAGAAGCTCGGACCGTGCCGTTGACTTAGTTCGAAAACTTACCTAACAACCTTAGGTAGGTATTCTTTCTAGGCACAAGACGACGTTTCAACGTCTAAAGATGACGTTTATTGAGGCAAGTTATAGCTATTTAAATTGACAATGTGGTTTTGTAATTACTTCCTTCGTTTTAGCTAGCAGAACAAAAAGTACAGGTTTTGTCTTTGATTTTCCTTATTATTGTTACTTACTTCGTTGTTTTCTCGAATGACACATAGTTTGTTCTTTACATCTATGAGTACCTACTAGCAGTGCATTTGTTTGTCTAAATAGCATTTGTTATTCGTCaattaatgtttaattaaaacaatgcTTCTTCAGATTATGTACATCATAAACGTAGACGAAGGACTAACAAAAGATATAATAATTCGTGCCGATGTAGCGTTTTATGTCATAAGGAATGAATTAGAACGTGAGATGATAAGTCGATGATATTATGAATATATAAGGAGGGCGCAGTGACATGTGTGTGAATGTGTTTGTGGCAGGCGAGCTGGACGAGGAGACGACGCAGGTGATGTCGCTGCCGCGCTGTGGCGTGCGGGACAAAGTCGGCTTCGGGGAGAGCCGTGCCAAGAGATACGCGCTGcaaggtacctacttatcattTCTTAACTTTAACGTTCTCATttcttgtataattttttactcTGCTAGCCAGGCGATTTTATATTTGCAATGCTAtatcttaatttttgtttgtactcgttgtatttaaaaaaaaagtattatgtatattttagtgatattattgtatatttaaggACCAGCGAAATTCCTTTGATACCGcataaattacctacctactaatgtTGAATTGTGTTTTTAATCTTAAGAGCCGAACTCTGGCCTAAGGGAGAAGGGAAAGAAGGGGATACACTGATAACAATATATGAGGGGAAATAGGTATACGAAAGTATGAATTTTGGTTAATTTTCAATTTCTTAGCCAACCCCGTTTCCTCCCATTTGGTGGCAGCCATGGGTTTACCTTTCCATTGATAATACAGGGTCCCGGTGGCGAGTGAAAAACCTGACCTACAAGATCTCCAAGTACCCGTCGAAGCTGAACCGAGCGGAGGTGGATGCCGAGTTGGCTAAAGCGTTCAACGTCTGGGCCGACTACACCGACCTCACCTTTACCCAAAAACGATCTGGACAAGTCCATATCGAAATAAGGTAGCTTACCTATCCTATAGGTACTATTTTATACTATTATCACCTTAATACATGTCCCTTATACTATAGGCTCTCTTtgttcttcaaaaactgatgagaaagttgcattttacaagcttttattttacttgcaatgtaactatgtatgtttgtacgggtcaaatgttgcaagttaaatttaacCCACTTTCCGacttccgatgaagctgaaaatttgcatacatatgtaagtcgggtgtcaatataatattatggtaccatcgagctgatctgacgaTGGAGATAGGAGGttagttgcctgtggtaagAAAAGTAAAGCTTGTACTAAGAATGAAATTTtcgccaaaaacttattattcacaagagtggcaaagtaatatGATGCaagttttgagttgtttcctcgtgTCTCGTGCTGATAGAATGGACTGtcaagtgatgattttgaatgatgattatttaataacgttcatttggattcaatttgtaatgtttttttctcGCATTTACATATGTggtgatttttttgtgtttcactcggtagcaaagtttgtttatcCCTCATGCCTTAAAACCCATGCAACGCCCAAGATTCCACTTCGAACCACTCGCCACGCTCGTGGATCAATATTGTTTACCCGTGCTAACGAGGGCTTAAACATCAACTGTGCCCCCTTGTAAAGCAAGCAATAATTTAGATTTGTGTTCCTCGTAAGTTCCAGCGTAGTTGTACAAGATTTAAAAGTTATaagatttacaaattaaattcgagttttgtaacttatagaaataaaagaaagttccaaaCTCAAAAGCTAATAAATTGCTCTGGGTGTACGATGATAGGTATAAGTAGTATTGATGAGTATaatcattcatttttgtaaaaataaaaataaacttattttacatTACAAGGGTATTCAGacaaaatcaatataaaaaagcGCCATACCAATTTCTTGCACCTTTTAAATGCCAACATGAGTGCGACCGCACTCGATTAGATTGTTATGATATAGCATTAtgattgtaaaatataattattcctctagtacttattttaataattatgccAATTGTAACCTCCAAAGAAATGAGGATCACTTGTTAAAATCAGATATTGTGCCAAATCAGAAATCACAGCACGTCGATATTCATTGACCAGAATTAGTATTGTGTACGGGGTCATTCGACtgtataaaatgcgtttttcgttACAATTCACGAATCTCTGTTGCGTAACGAATGCTAGTATTACAAAAAACGGAAGCGAAAATCCCAAGCGACACAGCGCAATGAGAACGTCCTTATCTAGTGATACTCGCATTTTATTGCAGGTTTGAAAAGGGAGAGCACGGGGACGGCGATCCGTTTGACGGGCCCGGCGGCACTCTGGCCCACGCTTATTTTCCGGTAAGGAATTTAAATCAGACTACGTACCTAGTGACACTACATAcccaaataatatatttctaactaaacaaatacctattcttaaatatttttgaattaaAACAACATCCAGAGAAATGAAAACGGGTCAAATTTGTACAGAATATAGAATTAGAATTATACAGAATTGTACATAGATGTGCCTACCAATTTTCATTAGTTTCATTACTCTccttagtttttaaaaattgcgAGCACTTGAACTTAAAGTTAAGAAATTCGGTGTCCAGAAGAGCTATTTAAGAGCTTGTTAGTgtcagaccaagataattctgcagcgatttttatagcagACGTGCTAGTGTTATTTAATTGTCATGATTTCATGGAAGTTTGGCGTTAGATAACtctatcttggtctgactctaaatAAATCTACCTCCGTTTCGATTTATAATTTGTGCATGAatgaaatacatttttcacatcaccaattcaaaaaaggggtttttcttccctgctaggagggatcaaagtggtacttttcttccctgctaggagatcaaatcaaaataacacttttctgttctaggacacaatttttaaatttttttgcacattttttttttgcttaaataatatttttaatcctcataattacctcataggtgatgtgaaaaggagtatgtgtcacatggtagcaaaattatttctattaataTCACTACGCGTAGGATTCTACTtaagaatccctcgttactctcgggagtCTATTaaagaatccttcgcttcgtttaggattcaatgtacgtcctcgccgtaaatatgtcattttactcccttgtgacacaatctactattattataGGATTTGTTTCCTACTTATTCACGAGTTACTGCAAGGTTTAATTTTCGTGCAGATTTACTACGTGCAGTTTTAAATTGAGTGGCATATCTTTAAAAACAAAGAGAAAAATAATGTATGTTACGACACGATTacactattaaataatataGACTTCTGTATGTgccacataatttatttatggtgAAATGTGGCGGAAGTAGCATATTGCAGTGTAACAAATGAAAGTTTACGCCATGAAATGTGAACAGTATGTTCGTTTTGGATACAAATCATAAATTTCCGCTTTGTGCTGATATATTTTTACATGACTGACAGTGTCTTTTATTTTAGGTGTACGGTGGTGACGCGCACTTTGACGACGCAGAGATGTGGTCTATCAACTCGAGGAGGGGAACTAACCTTTTCCAGGTGCACTATTATTGCTATCGTTACTTATAATGTATTCATTTATAACACATAACACCGGAAGTATGATTCACAGTTATTGCTGCGTCATTTCTGTAACGTACTGCGTCAGTAGTTGCTCATCGTGCCCtcttacattaatttaattacatgtctTTTAGTAGCACCAatttacgatttttatttactgtttttttctaGGTGGCTGCACACGAGTTCGGACATTCGTTAGGTCTCTCGCACAGTGACGTTCGTTCCGCGCTCATGGCGCCCTTCTACAGAGGTTACGACCCCGCCTTCCAGCTAGATACGGACGATATTCAAGGCATTCAGGTAACACTCAGTGTTTATCATAATTTAATTGTACAGTTGGCCTAGTAAAAAACTATGcgttttatcatagagtaactgatactagagcggtactgtcatagtaaattatgtaaccccagtaaattcactgccatctgtcgacacactttaaaactaaaaataaagatttataaaaatacgatagaatgtatttaaatatagataaatgattttttttatttgcattaattatttttatgattttgacccatgttctttcactgatatgcgttaaaattgttaaataacaaacgaaaccttcaacgccatctatacgactgtaggccaaaactagtagcgccctctgaacgagaatcaaattttcttgattttcgaggcacgttttttccttagactgtatccatctattacggagttatatctatctttggttttatctACAAACGCATTTGTCTGGAAATCTAAAAAGGTGAATatttatctgggggcacggtaaatcgagcaaaacaaagaggcacggccgtaccatccttttctcgaagccactcaggccattttcaacgtactgtaattttgtgataccTCTTTCACTAGGTACTCAGACCTGAAAAAATAGGAGAAATATGTTTAGTCAATAGAAATTACAGGTGGTGAGGGCATTATTCGGTTTAATTGTTTGATTATCCCACTTATATTCTTGATTATTTATGATaacctaagtatttaaaatgtGTTTTGCATAGGCACTCTACGGGCGTAAAAGTCAGACTGACATCGGAGGTGGCGCGCTGGCGCCGGCTGCGCCGCGACCCACCACGGCACCGCCGTCGGCAGAGGACCCAGCGCTGTGTGCCGATCCCAATATCGACACTATATTCAACTCCGCCGACGGAAACACATTTATATTCAAGGGTAATTAACTAATTCAcgatttttatggttccgtttccgtacctcaaaaggaaaaacgggacccttataggatcactcgtgcgcctGTGTCTGTGtgttcgtctgtcacagcctattttctccgaaactactgggctaATTAAGTTggaatttggtacacatatgtaaagggacccactgattaccagtccgcatGCTGTCTGGCCTTATCGGGCGGACTGCGATTATTGCCTGCCGGCAATAAAAGGGCTCACTGTAAGtgcattgtccgatccgataccGGATGTAGAATCCTACATCCGCGGGAGCGCCGCCGTTTTTAGCGGTCACGCAaactacaacaaacattatgcctgcacatacgcacacaaacaaatactatCGGTCCGACAGATGACGGGGGACTCCGACATGGCAGAAGTTATCGGAAGCGcttttccgatatcggatgttggAAGGCGCCTGACTCCTGTCTCCTGCAGCTAgcctgtctgtttgtgtgtctgtctgtctccatatggcatcaagtccgccttttttgcgttatctatcgtttttttaaccgccttcattaaccaccttaaaaaaaaaggttctcagttagtatgtatgtatgtatgtatgtatgtatgtatgtatgtttgtttatccgcgattatctcgcgtttggcctaaccgattttgatgcggttttaataaaagtgtgtgtTACATTATGGAAatggttttagtatacatagagctgtacctagcggaactcaggtttggtgcagatcaggtttgtttttgttggtttggcaccgccttcaaaactaagtaatgagggctatcgttttttttgcttaacagttggcgcctctgttgatggtggtccaaaagactaaagaacagctgtcagtcattgaagtgacaagtgacatttgacatttcgaactttgcgaagaccaccatctacactagcgcccctagcggcgaattcatacgcgttagccctcattacccggatggttattaatttgcttctccttggatttcacgggcctataaatcccggtcttttgataggcttgcgtgaggatatagatccaacacgtagaggcccccttggagagctttaatgtcatgtagaacgcctgctggagcCCGTTCACAGACGCAACAATAgacacgcaaaataggcgccagtcgtcgagttgcggaaaatcgcacGAACTAcaataccggtctatggattgaagtttcggtggacaatgagactgggctattgtaaagaagtccggacacctgccataacaatgctaacacacgttatcgaggcaggtggtgacttgcctctgactagatgggcccctgaaactgctgCCGGCTGGTCGTCTTcagaccaggagcaacaccggtgtgagcggctcaggggtgttgAGATGTGCGCCGACActgctgttaacagccactgtgccaactcgcgttttatgcatctttcacttccacccctgaagcatatagctctaacgactcctctctggacggccaatgaaggcaagccagagcctAGTTCCGCGGGTCccctccgaccgacgaagacacgtcGGTGACgaagaccctgaccgactctcgggagcacccGGGTcggtggggtcgttactccccaacagctcgccacaagctgccctgcgggcagCAATTAATTTGATTGTtgttaggtattaattactttttagcagaaatttgctttacgacgggatagggactggacaaggataggggtggggtatataaaaattattttgtgtttttaagtgggttggttttttgaaggcgggtcccttttttaaaaaaataaatgaaattaagttattttggttTTTTGTGATAATGACTTAATAAATGAGTAAATCAATACAGAAAAACTTGCATTTTACTTCCATgcaacatccgatatcggatggcaatgtgaaaacactaagaatatcaaaaatatttttttttatactttaataaatttctatgcagagttagcttcgcttggtccgactctacttCTATTTAAAACATTCCCTCTTTACGTTGTGGAAAAACGACAAGAAATGTCACGGGTAAAAATTGGAATATCgggtaaaaattgacatttaattaTCGAATTGCCAGTAGGTAATCCTGAAATACAAATGACAGACGAATTATAATGTAACATTTTCATAATTTGTATGCCTGTCTATgttatactagctgttgcccacgaTACGTTCGCGTAGATTTGTATGCCTGTCTATGTTATACTAGCTGTTGACCACGATACGTTCGCGTAAAGTTGTATGCCTGTCTATGTTATACTAGCTGTTGACCACGATACGTTCGCGTAAAGTTGTATGCCTGTCTATGTTATACTAGCTGTTGACCACGATACGTTCGCGTAAAGTTGTATGCCTGTCTATGTTATACTAGCTGTTGACCACGATACGTTCGCGTAAAGTTGTATGCCTGTCTATgttatactagctgttgcccgcgataCGTTCGCGTAGATTTGTATGCCTGTCTATgttatactagctgttgcccacgaTACGTTCGCGTAGATTTGTATGCCTGTCTATGTTATACtagctgaaataaatgtcatatacgaaggaaaaatgaccaaagcctccagtgtccagagctggacactgggcgccacaagcccttgggaattgtcatatacttggaaatttcgacccatgccaccgtgaccggatagccgagcggttcaggcacctgtccggtaaacgggggtaCGCTAGTTcgtttccagctctggacactggaggctttggtcatttttccttcgtatatgacatttatttcagtttatagtttaaatagtagtgtgtctacttgaaaaaccacaaattaaaatattttcatagaaaataatttaatttgttcttagagtattaatggcagcgccatctctcttcgctagcccgtaatcacccgagttgattcagttagaaggtcgaaccatactgttctaccttagagatggccagggggcgccacaagccctcgggaattgtcatatacttggaaatttcgacccatgccaccgtgaccggatagccgagcggttcaggcacctgtccggtaaacggggtacgctggttcgtttccagctctggacactggaggctttgatcatttttccttcgtatatgacatttatttcagtttatagtttaaatagtagtgtgtctacttgaaaaaccacaaattaaaatattttcatagaaaataatttaatttgttcttagagttatACTAGCTGTTGACCACGATACGTTCGCGTAGATTTGTATGCTTGTTTATGTTATACTAGCTGTTGACCACGATACGTTCGGCgtagatttttatatttattgttgtaattcTACATGAACATATGtgtcgaaaaaaatatttgttctaGATAGGTACAAACTGCCAATCCCTTTTTAACCctattaggggatgaattttcataAGCACTGAAAAGAATTTCAACCCTCCTTTAACTACcctgggggatgaattttcaaaaacgctgcaataactttttttgtattttattaaaatgaagTTTCAAGTTCTCAGCTTAAATACTTGAACCCAATAcgaactttcatcccctttttaacccccttaggggtagaatttttcaaaatggctttTTATTTCTTGCACATAAtatagtttcggctctgcgttgacgAGTTAGTCACTTTAGTCAGTCAGTGAGGACAGGACATACGCAGCCTATCGAGCTTAATTTGAGACTATTTCACTGACTCCTTGGTacgatttaaagaaacaaaagattAACAAGCTCTATAAACATGTTATCCAAGTGTCCTCTTCATGATTGCTCAATTGAACAGCTGCGGAATAATTTTTCACGTACTTTTTGGATCCCCTTCAATACCTGATCGGCAGCTAAATATGCTACGGTGACTGCtaaccatcaggcgggccgtatgcttgtttgccaccgacgtggtattaaaaaatgaTTTCTTTAATAATAGTGCGCGCGATACCGATCTCCAGACATCATTGTCAATTAATGTTTGTCTCATTTAAGCGCAAAATAAACTTAAGTCAACGTATGGGGCTACTAAagatgtaattattttatgttgtcGTATACAGGTGAACATTACTGGCGGTTGACTGAGGACGGAGTAGCATCAGGGTACCCGCGTCTCATCTCGCGCTCGTGGCCCAACTTGCCCGGCAACATCGATGCCGCCTTCACCTACAAGAACGGCAAGACCTACTTCTTCAAAGGCTCCAAATACTGGAGGTACAATGGACAGAGGATGGATGGCGACTATCCGAAAGAAATTAGCGAAGGTAATGCCTTATGAATTTCGATATTAATTCTATTTAttgttaaaactgaaattgaaatataatgaaaaagcactaCATTGCTCAATT
The Cydia strobilella chromosome Z, ilCydStro3.1, whole genome shotgun sequence genome window above contains:
- the LOC134754628 gene encoding matrix metalloproteinase-14 isoform X2 is translated as MYLPLTIKGSKTSRQMTFVSVRSTLRIGLAALTALALLARGSAAPAFAGTDNAMMYLAQYGYLSPTVRNPSSGHIMDESSWRRAIAEFQSFAGLNATGELDEETTQVMSLPRCGVRDKVGFGESRAKRYALQGSRWRVKNLTYKISKYPSKLNRAEVDAELAKAFNVWADYTDLTFTQKRSGQVHIEIRFEKGEHGDGDPFDGPGGTLAHAYFPVYGGDAHFDDAEMWSINSRRGTNLFQVAAHEFGHSLGLSHSDVRSALMAPFYRGYDPAFQLDTDDIQGIQALYGRKSQTDIGGGALAPAAPRPTTAPPSAEDPALCADPNIDTIFNSADGNTFIFKGEHYWRLTEDGVASGYPRLISRSWPNLPGNIDAAFTYKNGKTYFFKGSKYWRYNGQRMDGDYPKEISEGFTGIPDNLDAALVWSGNGKIYFYKGSKFWRFDPAQRPPVKSTYPKPLSNWEGIPDNINAALQYTNGYTYFFKGGQYWRFNDRTFSVDSDNPAFPRSTAFWWLGCSSAPRGTVGGNARLSASVPSEDDVGEIQFDADLVKPVKPVTWAIHIVMN
- the LOC134754628 gene encoding matrix metalloproteinase-14 isoform X1, encoding MYLPLTIKGSKTSRQMTFVSVRSTLRIGLAALTALALLARGSAAPAFAGTDNAMMYLAQYGYLSPTVRNPSSGHIMDESSWRRAIAEFQSFAGLNATGELDEETTQVMSLPRCGVRDKVGFGESRAKRYALQGSRWRVKNLTYKISKYPSKLNRAEVDAELAKAFNVWADYTDLTFTQKRSGQVHIEIRFEKGEHGDGDPFDGPGGTLAHAYFPVYGGDAHFDDAEMWSINSRRGTNLFQVAAHEFGHSLGLSHSDVRSALMAPFYRGYDPAFQLDTDDIQGIQALYGRKSQTDIGGGALAPAAPRPTTAPPSAEDPALCADPNIDTIFNSADGNTFIFKGEHYWRLTEDGVASGYPRLISRSWPNLPGNIDAAFTYKNGKTYFFKGSKYWRYNGQRMDGDYPKEISEGFTGIPDNLDAALVWSGNGKIYFYKGSKFWRFDPAQRPPVKSTYPKPLSNWEGIPDNINAALQYTNGYTYFFKGGQYWRFNDRTFSVDSDNPAFPRSTAFWWLGCSSAPRGTVGGNARLSASVPSEDDVGEIQFDADGEEASGGNGSTSARLSATIAALALALAAVCSRF
- the LOC134754628 gene encoding matrix metalloproteinase-14 isoform X4; amino-acid sequence: MYLPLTIKGSKTSRQMTFVSVRSTLRIGLAALTALALLARGSAAPAFAGTDNAMMYLAQYGYLSPTVRNPSSGHIMDESSWRRAIAEFQSFAGLNATGELDEETTQVMSLPRCGVRDKVGFGESRAKRYALQGSRWRVKNLTYKISKYPSKLNRAEVDAELAKAFNVWADYTDLTFTQKRSGQVHIEIRFEKGEHGDGDPFDGPGGTLAHAYFPVYGGDAHFDDAEMWSINSRRGTNLFQVAAHEFGHSLGLSHSDVRSALMAPFYRGYDPAFQLDTDDIQGIQALYGRKSQTDIGGGALAPAAPRPTTAPPSAEDPALCADPNIDTIFNSADGNTFIFKGEHYWRLTEDGVASGYPRLISRSWPNLPGNIDAAFTYKNGKTYFFKGSKYWRYNGQRMDGDYPKEISEGFTGIPDNLDAALVWSGNGKIYFYKGSKFWRFDPAQRPPVKSTYPKPLSNWEGIPDNINAALQYTNGYTYFFKGGQYWRFNDRTFSVDSDNPAFPRSTAFWWLGCSSAPRGTVGGVNPSAPRSFFWFRK
- the LOC134754628 gene encoding matrix metalloproteinase-14 isoform X3, coding for MYLPLTIKGSKTSRQMTFVSVRSTLRIGLAALTALALLARGSAAPAFAGTDNAMMYLAQYGYLSPTVRNPSSGHIMDESSWRRAIAEFQSFAGLNATGELDEETTQVMSLPRCGVRDKVGFGESRAKRYALQGSRWRVKNLTYKISKYPSKLNRAEVDAELAKAFNVWADYTDLTFTQKRSGQVHIEIRFEKGEHGDGDPFDGPGGTLAHAYFPVYGGDAHFDDAEMWSINSRRGTNLFQVAAHEFGHSLGLSHSDVRSALMAPFYRGYDPAFQLDTDDIQGIQALYGRKSQTDIGGGALAPAAPRPTTAPPSAEDPALCADPNIDTIFNSADGNTFIFKGEHYWRLTEDGVASGYPRLISRSWPNLPGNIDAAFTYKNGKTYFFKGSKYWRYNGQRMDGDYPKEISEGFTGIPDNLDAALVWSGNGKIYFYKGSKFWRFDPAQRPPVKSTYPKPLSNWEGIPDNINAALQYTNGYTYFFKGGQYWRFNDRTFSVDSDNPAFPRSTAFWWLGCSSAPRGTVGDGEEASGGNGSTSARLSATIAALALALAAVCSRF